A region of Ornithodoros turicata isolate Travis chromosome 5, ASM3712646v1, whole genome shotgun sequence DNA encodes the following proteins:
- the LOC135395757 gene encoding uncharacterized protein LOC135395757 encodes MGLSVRRAVPGHYGPGRHRGPQFESRLFKGLTDILGTTRVRTTSYHPASNGLVERLHRHLKAALVAHVDTAHWVPHLPLVLLGIRAAVKTDIGCSAADLVYGCALRLPADFLMAPSPDPSPSLYLDRLHQFFNTLRPVATRASSTRRAHVPQDLSSATHVFLRTDAVRKSLTPPYSGPHPVLGRHGKNLHISINGREDVVAVDRLKPAYMDLATVDSYTTDYLAWNGFPPTLGVPASANSSPSCPKPIEKHVTW; translated from the exons ATGGGTCTCTCGGTTCGGCGTGCCGTCCCAGGTCACTACGGACCGGGACGGCACCGGGGCCCACAGTTCGAGAGCCGTTTATTCAAGGGCCTCACCGACATCCTCGGGACAACTCGCGTCCGAACGACATCCTATCACCCTGCATCCAACGGCCTCGTAGAGCGCCTTCATCGCCACTTGAAGGCAGCCCTCGTCGCCCACGTAGATACGGCACACTGGGTACCCCACCTGCCTTTGGTGCTCCTCGGCATCCGCGCAGCCGTCAAGACCGACATCGGGTGCAGTGCGGCTGACCTTGTGTATGGCTGTGCTCTGCGTCTTCCAGCCGATTTCTTGATGGCGCCCTCTCCCGACCCGTCCCCATCCCTCTACCTGGACCGCCTTCATCAGTTTTTCAACACACTCCGACCcgttgccacccgcgcttcctCCACCCGCCGTGCTCACGTCCCCCAAGACCTGTCATCCGCAACGCACGTGTTCCTGCGCACGGACGCCGTGCGGAAGTCGCTCACGCCGCCCTATTCCGGTCCACATCCCGTCCTCGGCCGCCACGGCAAGAACTTACACATCTCTATCAACGGCCGAGAGGACGTGGTTGCCGTCGACAGATTGAAGCCGGCCTACATGGACCTTGCCACCGTCGACTCCTACACCACTGATTACTTAGCCTGGAACGGTTTCCCTCCAACGCTTGGTGTCCCGGCATCAGCCAACTCTTCCCCATCATGCCCGAAGCCCATCGAAAAACACGTCAC TTGGTGA